A single region of the Metarhizium brunneum chromosome 6, complete sequence genome encodes:
- the HSPA12A gene encoding Heat shock protein 12A gives MERRPGVHSASETEEKPMKFLIAVDFGTTFSGVAYTLVNAGEPQKESLVTDWGEGLTGDKVPSILRYEHGATVNSVSWGFEADRRRKPGEKIHEWFKLGLCPEIEHSLALGSDLLRRYPSKTALPPLDPDQCKKLVIRYLQGVKSAIDRLFEQRVGEIYNLPREYIITVPAMWSHGAQEAMRECAAEAFLGDPSEKEELSMIAEPEAAGIYALSEMFDIGLEAGDTFVICDAGGGTVDLSSYEILSKDSYIALKRVAGTPGELCGSCFINRIFEDYLMSRSQLRHIDWNSKNGLQLLKSAVGDFERGIKPQFTGLNTSGALYLNTPFPSAGPRGAEFTLIEIPVDELRKQVFDPVVSKICRLVRHQVDSTIRPTRKVKKVLLAGGFGQNAYLKREIEKTVGETIKVQKIDNSRTAIVRGALMAGLAKIDNPQRHAAWQDGDKKNEQGRGRIFERNVPRVMVREAPCHYGTRIFRQEKSNASAQQNGINPNIGRSRPREVEVMRWFVNKGDEIYDGEPKHFELQYKANIALGEHPPKIICDVYSSKADNPPPRPHTSRHPVPGLEKPLATVCMDLDTIPEESLHCRVFRGRKYYDVAFDVYMTLNSAELTFVLGRGAERYKPAKVTVNETEWGL, from the exons ATGGAAAGGAGACCAGGTGTTCACAGTGCCAGTGAGACCGAGGAGAAGCCTATGAAATTTCTGATAGCAGTAGATTTTG GCACCACCTTTTCTGGCGTGGCTTATACACTCGTGAACGCCGGAGAG CCTCAGAAAGAAAGTCTGGTCACGGACTGGGGAGAGGGGCTTACTGGTGATAAAGTCCCAAG CATCCTCAGATACGAACATGGCGCCACTGTCAACTCTGTATCCTGGGGTTTCGAAGCTGACCGAAGAAGAAAACCCGGGGAGAAAATACACGAATGGTTCAAACTGGGCCTTTGTCCAGAAATTGAGCATTCCCTTGCCCTCGGTTCCGATCTCTTGAGGAGGTACCCAAGCAAGACGGCTCTACCTCCACTGGACCCTGACCAATGCAAGAAACTGGTCATCAGGTATCTTCAGGGAGTCAAGTCTGCAATTGATCGGTTGTTTGAACAGCGAGTAGGGGAGATCTACAATCTGCCCCGAGAATACATCATTACCGTGCCTGCCATGTGGAGCCACGGGGCACAAGAAGCGATGCGGGAATGCGCAGCAGAGGCATTTCTAGGAGACCCTAGCGAGAAGGAAGAGCTTTCCATGATCGCGGAGCCCGAGGCAGCGGGGATATATGCTCTGTCTGAAATGTTTGACATTGGTCTCGAGGCTGGCGACACGTTTGTGATTTGCGATGCCGGTGGCGG CACTGTCGACTTGTCTTCGTATGAAATCTTGTCAAAGGACAGCTACATTGCTCTGAAGCGCGTCGCAGGCACCCCCGGCGAGCTTTGCGGCAGTTGTTTCATCAACAGAATCTTCGAAGACTATTTGATGAGTAGGAGCCAGCTACGACATATAGACTGGAACAGCAAGAACGGCCTGCAGCTTCTAAAGTCGGCCGTGGGCGACTTTGAACGAGGAATCAAGCCGCAGTTCACGGGGCTGAACACCAGTGGTGCACTGTACCTCAACACACCGTTTCCCAGCGCTGGTCCTCGGGGTGCCGAGTTTACACTGATAGAGATTCCGGTGGATGAGCTGCGCAAACAGGTATTCGACCCGGTGGTATCCAAGATTTGCAGGCTCGTACGCCATCAAGTTGACAGCACTATTCGACCGACGAGAAAGGTGAAGAAGGTTCTTCTTGCCGGGGGCTTCGGGCAAAACGCCTACCTGAAGCGGGAAATTGAGAAGACAGTCGGAGAGACGATCAAAGTTCAGAAAATCGATAACAG CCGCACAGCCATCGTCAGGGGCGCGTTGATGGCCGGGTTGGCCAAAATAGACAACCCTCAACGGCACGCCGCATGGCAAGACGGCGACAAAAAGAACGAACAGGGACGAGGAAGGATCTTTGAGCGCAACGTTCCACGAGTAATGGTCAGGGAGGCCCCTTGCCACTACGGGACTCGTATCTTCCGGCAAGAAAAGTCGAACGCTTCAGCGCAACAGAACGGCATCAACCCAAA TATCGGACGCTCTCGACCTCGAGAAGTTGAGGTCATGAGGTGGTTTGTCAACAAG GGTGACGAGATCTACGACGGCGAGCCGAAACACTTTGAGCTCCAGTATAAAGCCAACATTGCTCTAGGAGAGCATCCGCCCAAGATCATTTGCGACGTGTACTCTTCCAAGGCTGACAATCCTCCTCCGCGCCCGCACACGAGTAGACACCCAGTTCCAG GTCTTGAAAAGCCGCTCGCGACCGTTTGCATGGACCTAGACACGATACCCGAAGAGTCGCTCCACTGCAGAGTTTTTCGCGGACGAAAATACTATGATGTTGCATTCGATGTTTATATGACATTGAACTCTGCAGAGCTGACATTCGTGCTTGGTCGGGGTGCGGAGAGGTATAAGCCGGCAAAAGTGACTGTGAATGAGACGGAATGGGGTTTGTAA